One Candidatus Nitrososphaera evergladensis SR1 genomic window, TGTTTATCATCGTGGTAAAATATTGCTGACCTGTACTGCGTGCCCACATCATTGCCTTGTCTATTAAGGGTAGTTGGATCGTGGGTATGCCAGAAAACATCAAGCAGTTTTTCAAAAGAAATAACTGTTGGATCAAATTCTATTTGAGCGGCTTCTGCATGACCCGTCCTTCCCGTGCATACAGCTTCGTACGATGGATTTTCTACCTTTCCTCCTGAATAGCCTGGCAGGACCGATTTTACGCCTTTTAGCCGTCTGAATATTGCCTCAGAACACCAGAAGCAGCCATTGGCAAGCGTAGCGATTTCAGTTGTCATCATCATCATCACTTGTCGTCTTCTTCTTTATCACGTCCTCGTGCAGGGATAAAACGTATTGACAGTGAATTGACGCACTCTCTAGTGTTCTTGGCTGTCAGCCCTTCTCC contains:
- the msrA gene encoding peptide-methionine (S)-S-oxide reductase MsrA, with the protein product MMMMTTEIATLANGCFWCSEAIFRRLKGVKSVLPGYSGGKVENPSYEAVCTGRTGHAEAAQIEFDPTVISFEKLLDVFWHTHDPTTLNRQGNDVGTQYRSAIFYHDDKQREIAENSKRELEASGVYKDPIVTEIVPFKKFYVAEDYHKKYYEYHQDAQYCRFVIEPKIHKLLKQYGKDVKDELS